AGAAAATACAAATCAGAAATCTGGCAACGCGGTGTTAAATGCGTTGAAAAAAAGTAATATGACGGCAATGGCAGCCATACTGGTCATTATGATCATCATCGCCAGCGTTGTATCCCCTCACTTTTTGAATATCTACAATCTGCAGTCCGTATTACGTGACCTTGCATTTATCGGGATGATCGGTATCGCGCAGTCGCTGCTTCTTCTGGTGGGAGAGCTGGATCTGTCCGTTGGAAAGATCGCCTGCCTGTGCGGTATCCTTTCCGGTATGCTGATGGTGAACGCGGGAGTGAATCCCTGGCTGTCTCTGCTGGTGGGAATGATCCTGGGCGTTGTATTTGGATTTATCAATGGTATCATCATCACCCGTCTCCGTCTGAATTCCATGGTTGCCACCATCGGTATGCAGGGCGTGTACGGAGGCGTGAACCTGGTAATCACCAAAGGAAAAGCGGTAACCGGGATTCCGGACGACGTTCAGTTTCTTGGAAAAAATTCTATCGGACCGGTGCCGATCCCATTTGTCATCTGTCTGATCGTCCTGATCATCATCTTATTTATGGTGAAGAAGACCAAAACAGGACGTTATATCTATGCGATCGGAAACAGTATGGAAGCGGCGAAGATCCTTGGCATTAAGGTAGACCGTATCCGGGTGATGATCTATTCCATCGTGGGTCTGATCTCCTCCCTGGCAGGTCTTCTCTATGTATGTCGTCTGGGTTCCGCGCAGACAGCCATCGGTGAGGATTGGCCGATGAACTCGATCGCGGCGTCCGTTATCGGCGGTCTCTCTCTGACAGGCGGCGTGGGCAATCCGGCAGGGGCCCTGATCGGCGCGGCTGTGATCACAATTATCCAGAATATCATCGTTCTGTTTGGCGTCAACTCCTACTGGCAGTCAGCAGTCAGCGGAATCGTGGTTGTTCTGGCCATCTCCTTCAGTTCGATCTCTGATATCGTACGTGAGCGGAGACAGAGAAGGATCAAACTGAACTAATTATAAAATGTTATGTGACAGAAGGAGGAGCAGGATGGTTAAATTAGGATTAAATCTTTCATTTGCGGTAAAACGCTGGCTGGATCCGGTTCAGTTGGCAAAGATGATAAAAAATGATTTTAAGATTGATCATGTTCAGTTCACCTGGGATCTTATTGATCCCTGGTGGCCTGAGGAATATCGGGATGTAATGGTACATCAGTACAAAGAAGCTTTTGCGGATGCAGGAGTAGTGATCGACGGCACATTCGGAGGCCTGGCCTCTTATTCTTACGCTCATCTGCTTGCGCCGGCCAAAGAGCAGAGACGGGCTGCGGTGGCGTTCTTTAAGAGAGCTATCGATCTGACGGCAGAGATGGGCTGTCCGGTGATGGGAACTCCGGTAGGCGGGATGAGCTATGATGACGCCAGAGATCCGAAAAGGAGAGAGGAGCTCTATCTGGATATGCTGGAATCTCTGCGGGAGCTGGCGGCTTACGGGAAGGAGAAGGGGATCGAGGAGATCCACATTGAGGCGACGCCTCTGATCACGGAATTTCCTCACAGCCCGGAAGTTTCCGTTAAGATGATGCAGGATCTGGAAGGATCTGCTATTCCCATTAAGCTGTTGATCGACTGGGGACACGCGTTGTTTAAACCGCTTCTGAAGGAAGAGGCGGATATGGATCTGTGGTTTGAAAAGTGCGCGCCCTATATTGGTTCCATCCATCTGCAGCAGACAGACGGTCTGTGGGACCGGCACTGGGATTTCACCAATGAAAACGGGATCGTTACCGGAAAGATGATAAAAGAAGCGACCGAGAAAGCGCATCTGGACGATATCCCCCAGTATCTGGAGGTTGTCACCATCTTCGAGGACGACGACGATCACGTTTACGACGGAATGAAGAAGACCATGGATTATCTCCATAAGGAACTGGATTAGCCGGGAGGTGTGCAGAGTGGATTACAAAGAGACGTATGAAAAAATCCTGGCGGAACACAGACAGGTCTATGAGAGACTGGATCAGGCCGGGATGCGGGAATTTATCGAGGAAGTGAAGAAGCATGACCGGATCTTCCTGATCGGTGTGGGAAGAGAAGGTATGGCTACGAGAGCATTTGCCATGAGGCTCATGCATATGGGCAAGGAGATCCACTGGATCTGGGACGACACCACCCCGTCTATCGGCGAGGGAGATCTTCTGATCGCTACGCTGGGAGACGGACGGATCGGCCATATAAACTATGTGTGTGAGAGAGCAAAAGAGGCGGGGGCTATGATCTATGTGGTCACCGGTTCACCCAGCGGCGATACAGCCAAAAACCTGGCGGACAAGGTGTTCTTTGTTCCGGCGGCGGTATACCGGGGAACTGACGATGTGGTGCCTTCTTTCCAGCCTATGGGAAATCTGTTCGAACAGTGTCTGTTTGTGGTATTTGATATTATTGTGATGACCATCGTCGACGAGACGGAGGGGCTGACATTTGAGAAAATGTCGAAACGCCACAGAAATATAGAATAAAGGAGATGTCTTAAGTGAGCACGAAGAAAATTCTGAATCGGGATGTGGAAAATGTTGTTGAGGAAAATCTTACCGGTTTTCTGATGGCCTACAAGAAGTATTACAAAAAAGTGGGCGAATATAACGCATTTAAGTACAAAGGGCAGAGAAAGGATAAGGTTGCCCTGGTGATCGGAGGCGGAAGCGGACATGAGCCGTTGTTCCCGGGATACTGTGGCGCAGGGCTTGCGGATGCGGTTGCCTGTGGGAATATCTGTGCCTCTCCCAATCCGGAGCTGATCACAAAGGCTGCCCAGGCAGTAGACCAGGGCAAAGGCGTGCTTTTTGTCTACAACAACTATGCCGGTGATAATCTGAACTTTGATATGGCAGAGGAAATGTGCCGGGCAGAAGGAATGAAGACCGCCCATGTAAGAGAGTGGGACGACCTGGCGTCTGCGCCGAAAGAGCGGATCACAGACCGCCGGGGCATCGCCGGAGTGGTCTACACTATCAAGATCGCCGGAGCAGCCTGTGATGCAGGACTTGACCTGGACGAGGTAGTGCGGATCACCGAGAAGGCAAGAGACAATACCAACACCATCGGAGTAGCCACTGCGCCGGGAACACTGCCGGGAAATGAGAAGCCCACTTTTGAGCTGGCGGATGATGAGATGGAATTTGGAATGGGGCTTCACGGCGAGCCGGGTATCGAACGGACCAAGATGATGTACTGCAGCGATATGGTAGAGCGGATGTACAATGAGCTGATGGCCGAGATGAACCTGAAGGAAGGAGACGAGGTGGCAGTTCTTGTCAATGGTCTTGGATCTACACCTCTGCTGGAGCTGAACCTGGTTTATTACGAGCTCTATAAACGGATGCACAGAGACGGAATAAAGGTATATGATGCCGAGGTTAAGATCTACTGTACCTGCATGGAGATGGGCGGATTCTCCATTTCCTTCCTGAAGCTGGACGATGAGCTGAAGAAATATTACGATGCACCCTGTTTCTCCCCCTATTACGCAAAAGGCGCCTTTACTGGCGTGGCAGAAGATCTGGGAGCGGACGAGGCTGATGAGGAAGAGCCGGAGTTTGACGAGCAGGATGTAGAGCCGGCAGAGATCGTAAGGAGCAAAGAAGGGGTTCTGGAGGAACTGAGCGCGGAAGATACCAGGAATATGCTGCTCTATGTAGCAGATAAGATCATTGCCAACAAGCCTTATCTGACAGAGGTGGACAGCGCCATCGGCGACGGCGACCATGGCATCGGTATGGCCGGCGGCATGCAGAAAGCCAAGAAGAAACTTCTGAAGATGCAGGGAGAGGAGAATGCCTACCACCTGTTTGAGACGGCAGGAGAGGCTATGCTCATGTCTATGGGCGGAGCGTCCGG
This window of the Massilistercora timonensis genome carries:
- a CDS encoding ABC transporter permease; amino-acid sequence: MGKENTNQKSGNAVLNALKKSNMTAMAAILVIMIIIASVVSPHFLNIYNLQSVLRDLAFIGMIGIAQSLLLLVGELDLSVGKIACLCGILSGMLMVNAGVNPWLSLLVGMILGVVFGFINGIIITRLRLNSMVATIGMQGVYGGVNLVITKGKAVTGIPDDVQFLGKNSIGPVPIPFVICLIVLIIILFMVKKTKTGRYIYAIGNSMEAAKILGIKVDRIRVMIYSIVGLISSLAGLLYVCRLGSAQTAIGEDWPMNSIAASVIGGLSLTGGVGNPAGALIGAAVITIIQNIIVLFGVNSYWQSAVSGIVVVLAISFSSISDIVRERRQRRIKLN
- a CDS encoding sugar phosphate isomerase/epimerase; protein product: MVKLGLNLSFAVKRWLDPVQLAKMIKNDFKIDHVQFTWDLIDPWWPEEYRDVMVHQYKEAFADAGVVIDGTFGGLASYSYAHLLAPAKEQRRAAVAFFKRAIDLTAEMGCPVMGTPVGGMSYDDARDPKRREELYLDMLESLRELAAYGKEKGIEEIHIEATPLITEFPHSPEVSVKMMQDLEGSAIPIKLLIDWGHALFKPLLKEEADMDLWFEKCAPYIGSIHLQQTDGLWDRHWDFTNENGIVTGKMIKEATEKAHLDDIPQYLEVVTIFEDDDDHVYDGMKKTMDYLHKELD
- a CDS encoding SIS domain-containing protein — encoded protein: MDYKETYEKILAEHRQVYERLDQAGMREFIEEVKKHDRIFLIGVGREGMATRAFAMRLMHMGKEIHWIWDDTTPSIGEGDLLIATLGDGRIGHINYVCERAKEAGAMIYVVTGSPSGDTAKNLADKVFFVPAAVYRGTDDVVPSFQPMGNLFEQCLFVVFDIIVMTIVDETEGLTFEKMSKRHRNIE
- the dhaL gene encoding dihydroxyacetone kinase subunit DhaL, whose product is MSTKKILNRDVENVVEENLTGFLMAYKKYYKKVGEYNAFKYKGQRKDKVALVIGGGSGHEPLFPGYCGAGLADAVACGNICASPNPELITKAAQAVDQGKGVLFVYNNYAGDNLNFDMAEEMCRAEGMKTAHVREWDDLASAPKERITDRRGIAGVVYTIKIAGAACDAGLDLDEVVRITEKARDNTNTIGVATAPGTLPGNEKPTFELADDEMEFGMGLHGEPGIERTKMMYCSDMVERMYNELMAEMNLKEGDEVAVLVNGLGSTPLLELNLVYYELYKRMHRDGIKVYDAEVKIYCTCMEMGGFSISFLKLDDELKKYYDAPCFSPYYAKGAFTGVAEDLGADEADEEEPEFDEQDVEPAEIVRSKEGVLEELSAEDTRNMLLYVADKIIANKPYLTEVDSAIGDGDHGIGMAGGMQKAKKKLLKMQGEENAYHLFETAGEAMLMSMGGASGVIFGSLYLAGAKGMEPKGVITAEDLAAMERKSLAAIQERGGAQVGDKTMVDALAPAVEALEANSGKGLLEMLKATEEAARCGMENTKKYVAKFGRAKSLLERAIGHQDAGATSVYLIFQGMREFVEGTMTK